From the Geotrypetes seraphini chromosome 8, aGeoSer1.1, whole genome shotgun sequence genome, the window TAAATAGAAAAAAATTGATCTTTTCCTATGAAGGAGGGGGTACACATGTGATCTATGCAGTAGAGAGCTCACTACCCCTATAGAGGAAGGGTAAGCATGTTACACTTTGCAGCGAGGAACATTCTTTGGATGAGGTAGCCTAGGTTTCATTCTTTGTTCTTACAGCTAAGAAATTTGCAGAGTCCCAGCCCAAGAAAGAAGTATCTAAAAAGGAGAAAACACCTAAAGagttaaagaaagaggaaaagaaacaagaaaaaaagaaagaggagaaagaggCCCCTGATGAGGACCTTGATGAATGTGAGGAGGTTCTAGCTGCAGAGCCTAAGTCAAAGGATCCTTTCGCCCATCTACCTAAGAGGTACAGAATACCTTTTGCAAACCAGTGGTGGGACTATTTGTTGAAATTCTGGGCAAATGGAGGACCTAGTTGTTGAACTGGAGTTATGAGCAACAGCCATTTTTAATATTGGTCAATATCATTTTTGACCCTAAGGGGGCACTAGTTACATCTTCAATAGGCAGAATAAGCTGTCCAACGCCCTTTTGCATGCCTCAAATATTTCTCTGAAAGTACTAAGCTAGGGAGCTCAcattgtttgttttctgttggcAAAAGCTGCCTGTTATTCTCCTGGGACTTTAGTGCAGAGTTAGGAGTGACAAAGGGGACTGTATGAAGCTGAGAGAGATGGGAACAGTTGGGAGCAGATAGGACAGGACCAGGGTCTGGTGTgcaggacagggagagcagggttCTCCCCGAGGGCTCCAGTGTTGCAGAGATTTGAGGGGATGCTCACTCTCTCTTTACCTCTCaacttattattttttaaaatttaaatcctGCTCTTATGGCAGAGCTTGTCTCAAGAAAATGAATAATACCATAACAAAATTTCAGTAGCATACATTCCTAGGGGTATAGCAGCAGGATGAAAAGATTTTGAGAGGCAGGGGAGGAGGCAGTTCTATAAGGCAACAGAAGCTGCTAGTATTGAGTGGAGACAAGATATTTGAATATACATGGATGGCTTTTAGCCTCATCCCTCAGTTTGCTCTTTCATCTTTGTGTATGTGGTCCTGTTCTGGTAGTCTAATCACAAGAGGAAAATTATCAGGATGGGATACAACAGTTGCCTTGCTCTACCACCCCCTAGGTTGGATAGTCATACCCCTTCCTACTCCAATCCTGTGGCACCCCTTCTGACCTCTGTCGTGTGAGCTCCTTCCTCCATTCTGATTTTGACTGCCTGCTTAGAGAAAGATGCTTTATTATTTTagtagggaggagggggggattgTGTCCCTTCTGTACAGTTTTCAATCAAACCTGATAATGCCTTAAGCCAAATGCTGTTGATGTAGCTGCTGCCTTTAACTGATATGGTCTTGTTCTGGCTCGCACCAGCTCTTTTATCATGGATGAGTTTAAGCGTAAATACTCGAATGAGGACACACTGACGGTGGCATTGCCCTATTTCTGGGAGCACTTTGATAAAGAGGGCTGGTCCATCTGGTATGCCGAGTACCGTTTCCCTGAGGAGCTGACTCAGACATTCATGAGCTGTAACCTCATCACAGGTACCTGGCTAGCAGCTCCCTTTTTGACTGTACAGTATAAAAAGTTCACTAGACTTGGCTGTATCTGACTTATTCTCTTCCCTATGTTCTCTCATGCAGTTTCAATATTTCTGTTTTCTCGTGGTTTTATGTATGTTCTTTTGGTGTgtattcttgaatagcaggggaCTCGGAGAGGATTACTGGGGAGGGGACTGCTCTTCAAGGGGTGTGTACATTATTATGATTGCTATCTTTTTGGGTCAGAAAGCCCTTCAGCTTTCTGTTTTCCCTGGAAGTTGGAGATTTGACATCatgtcctttctcccttccttcccttcaggAATGTTCCAGCGCTTGGATAAGCTACGGAAGACTGCCTTTGCCAGTGTTATTCTCTCTGGCAACAATAATGACAGCATTATCTCTGGGATCTGGGTCTTCCGTGGCCATGATTTGGCCTTCACAGTAAGTAAGGGAGGGGTTCCTATCTTTTAAGATTTGTTTCAGTGTTAGTCAACTGGCTGCAAGGAGCATGGAGTCTGGTCTACAGTGTGAATATGTTACCTACCAGATATTTTGTCTTCTGCTGAGCAGCATCTGCTCAGGATCACTGGGACACTCTCCAACCCTGTTCTAGATAACTGTAAGATGTGATGTACGTTTTCTGGATACACAAATCGAAGAAATGTGGGGGCTGTGTGAGTGTGGAGTACCATTCACTAGTTATTAGATTGTCCCAAGCTCTTGGTTTCTCAAGTCTCCTCTCCATTTGAATCTCTTCTGTTTCTTACAGCTGTGTGAGGACTGGCAGATAGACTATGAATCATATACCTGGCGAAAACTGGATGCAGACAGTGAAGAGTGTAAGACACTAGTGAAGGAATATTTCCTATGGGAAGGGGACTTCAAACACATCGGTAAACCCTTCAACCAAGGAAAGATCTTCAAGTAATTGGCTGGCCTTCAACAGTATGCACAAACTGACCTGTTGGCAGCAAGCACGCCATAGCCAAATCAGAAAGCCACCAGCTAAGAATCGTTTATGATGGGAGAAACATCAGACTGTTACTTTTATAAATTAAGTGAGCATATGAAAAATAAAGCAGGTTAATGACAATGGAACTATCACTGTCTGTAATACGATTGGGGAGTGTGGGGGACATATAGATTTCTCTTCTATGCCATCCTTGGTGGAATGCATTTACTGGTCTACCTTAGGCTTCTGTGAGTAGTATAAATCACGTCCTCTTGGGTGGTGGGATTATATGATTCTTTTCTGTCAAATTGCAAGTGTTAAGGTTCTTACCTGCCCACACTCATGATTGTTTTCCTGAGCCTGCTTTCCTTGTCCATGCTGCCTGTGACATCATCAGAACCTTGGCATCCATATGCCGGCTGTCTTTCCACTCTTAGCAGCCTGCTGCCACCTAGTGTACAGTTATCCAGTGAAGAGGTCttggtgttatccaaggacaaacaggcagcatattctcccatatagatgacgtcatccacagagcctggtacggacagtgtaaaagtgtactgtcactttaaaaatctTAAGATTGCCCTTACTgcacatgtgtgagtgcctttcTGCTTGCGGGACCTTCAGTTCTCAAttttccacggagctgagaagaTGCTTTTTAGAGTTTCTCTAAGTATGTCAAACTTTCATTCTATTCCTTCTCATTGTCAAATTTTTTAGTTTGGTTTTTGATCTCTTTGCAGCCTATTTTTAGGCCAGGAGCATCAAACTTTTTTCAGTTTACCATCTACTTTTATCTCCCTGGACCATAGAGTCCTTTGACCTCATGTCGGGCAGTTTTTCTTTGATGTCCAAGGCACCTAGCAGCTTTAAGTAATGCACCCAGTGCCAAAGGAACATATCAGGCACAGAACCACATAATTAGTGTATCCAGTGCCTTGATCCTGAACACCGAGATACATCTTGCAAACTCTGCTCAAAATTGCAGAAGAGCCAGGAAGTTGCAGAATGATAAACTTTTCGGGTCAAGTTCATCTACATCGAAGATGGCTGAAGACTCCACCGCCACTGCTCAACATCCAGCAACTCCAGCATCAACGCTGGCACCGATGACACAGACTGTATCAATAATCCATTCACTTCTACTTTGTCGGTGCTATCTGCTTTTGAAGAACctcgtaagaaagctaagaagcataggCATGTTTTCCTCAAATGCTTCAGCTCTCAGTCCTCCTCCAACTCAATGCAATAGAATATGTACCTTTGCAGGAGAGGGGACAAGGGTTCTACTCAAAGTACTTTCTCATGCCAAAGAAGACCAAAAGTCTCTGTCAAATTCTGGACCTTTGTGCTCTCAACAAATACCTGGTGAAAAAGAAATTTTGAATGGTCTCTCTGGGAGCCCTATTGCTCTGGGAACGACGCTCTGCTTTCTGTATCTCAAAGGAGCCTACACTCACATTACCATCCTTCCAGTCCACAGGAAATAACTTTGCTTTTGAGTGTGAACACGCCACTTCCAGCACAAAGTTTGTACTGGCATCAGTACCCCCAGTATTCATGAATTCTTAGTAATAGTGGCTGTAATCCTCCAGTCATGCGGTTTTCATGTATTCCCTTATCCAGGCGACTGGTTGCTACAAGGTCCCAATACATCAAGAAGATCATTGGGCCATGAATTCAACAATGTGTCTCTTAGAACTTCTTGGATTTGCAATGAATCACAAAAAGTCTTAATCACCAACCCACTCAAATTCTAGAATTCATTGGAGCACTCTTAGACACAACTCAGGCTTGTGCCTTTCTGCCACATCAGAGGATCCATATTCTGATACATATCTGCCAGAAAGCCCTAACTCTTCAAAACATCACTGCACGCCAAATGATTTGACTTCTTGGCCACATGGCATCTATGGTTCATTTGACTCTTTGTGTCCGTTTACATCTCATAGAATTCTTGACCCAATGGTCTCAATCCACCAGAAAAATTTCTCAACACTTACAAGTAACCCCAGCTCTTCGCCAGTCTCTTCATTGGTGGTGATCATTGGCCTGTCTCTCCAGAGGCCTCCTGTTCCATAAGCCACCACATACACCAATGCTTCCATACTCAGCTGGGGAGCCCACCTCAACGGCCTCCATATCCAAGGAATCTGGAGTCCTCAAGAGAAAACTCTCCATATCAATCTTCTAGAGATCAGAGCAATCTATAATGCTCTATACACATTTCAAGATCGCCTTCTCAATCAAGTTGTACTTATCTGAGGAGACAATCAAGTAGCTGAATTCCAACTGAAACTCCTTCAATCActccaaaatacagcagcaagAATTCTATATAATGCTAGATggtatgatcatgtaacaccacttctaagacaattacactggctacctgtttGCTGCCATATCCAGTTCAAGATCTTAGCAATGACTTAGAAAGTATTACACTCAGGAACTCCAAGTTATTTGGCTGCTATGATCATATCTTATTCACTGACTTGTATACTCTGTTCTTTGATGGATAATAGGCGTGTCATTCTTCATCCTTCCAAAACCAAGTGGAAAACAAGAAATTCAAACAAAAGGTTGACCCTTGGTGCTCCACAAAAATGAAGGCTGGCAAGAATAAAAAAAACTCTGCGGagaaggtgatgttcaagatgcaggctttattaaaaatacaattcaataatCCACATTAAAATATCTAGGACCCTGAATGttggggactatggacccaacacagtccatgtttcgatgatgctgtcttcctcagggggccCTGGAGGTCCTGATACAGAGGCTCGTGGATTACAGACTAAAAACAATCTTGGACGTAACTCTGCACCTCTGTTTCAGGACctccagggacccctgaggaagacagcaatgttctgggtcctagatatttttatgtggcttattgaattgtatttttaataaagcctgcatcttgaacatcatcttctccacagtttttttttttattgaccgAAAACAAGAAAttaagttttttgtttgtttttgttttttgcaattGTCCCAACTTTGTGGAACTACTTGCCCTCTCATTTACGTTTAGAACATTCGTTTGCCAAATTTCATGTTGCCTTAACTTCTCTCTTTAAAAAGAATTAACCAGTTAACTTTTAACTAGAAGAGGCATGAGAGTTCATCTTTGCAGCAGCTTGTTTTAAATGTGTGTTTCTTGTGTGATTTTGTCTCTATCCTATTTTAATGGAATACTAATTCTATTGAGATTTTtaactgtaaactgctttggtttgcTTTGCAACAAAGGTGGTATTTCAAGCCTGATAAACACTATGTACTATGTATACAAACAAGGAAGTACAGCCTCTTGCCCACTTTGCCAAGAAACAATTTGAATCTGGTCCTGGGCGATTCCACACATCATATTCCTGAAGACAAGTCTACCTAGCAGGGACTCAGAATATCTTAGCATACTCACGGGTGATCATTCAATACAACTATTTTGCATCAGATATTATGGACTGAGGAACTCCAGAAGGGGATCTCTCTGCCACCCCCCAACCATTACAAACTTCCAGGCTTTTGTTTCAGGATCTATACTCCTAGTTGTTTGGAGTCGGATGCTTTCCTGCTTGATTGGTGAAACAAGTTTCTTTATGCTTACTCAAACTTCGCcaagaacaagccaccatgattcttatagcaTTTTGGTGGTCGTGTGAGACATGGTTCcctcttctccttcaactcaatGTACGGGAACCCGTTACACTTCGTGTGGCTTACTGGTCGAGCTGCTGGCtgtgcacccagaggttgtgagttcaaatccccaGTGCtttcccttgtgaccctgggcaagtcacttaatcctccagtgcccactgctttgaatgtcagctttgtaatgccaaagcaacaaaaaggtggtatacaagccccccattccctttccctatgttgaTCTCACAAAACGAGGGTTCTATTCTTCATCCCAATATAAGTTCCTTAGCTCTCGCAGCATGGTTTCTCTCTCCCACCGAGCAGCAGTTTCGGCCATTATTGAAGCTTCTAGAAAACCTTCCACACAACATTGCTGTTGTTTCAAGTGGACTCATTTCACAATCTGGTGCAATCTCAACTCACTGCATCCAATCACTTGTCCTCTCCCATTGGTTCTGGACTGTCTTCTGCACCtctctaactctggtctcaaaactTCAGTTAAGAGTTCATTCAACATTGGACAAAAAACCTCTGCACATCCCTTTGTTTCCAAATTTAGGAAGGGTCTTTATCATACCAAGCCTCCTCTGGTGACTTGGGACCTTAATATTGTACTTTCTACTCTGATAAAACCTCCCTTTGAACCACTCTCGACTTCATCTCTCGAGCATCTCACTTGGAGAGTAATGTTCCTCATATCTCTCACTTCTGCACATTGCATCAGTGAATTTTAAGCACTTGTGTCAGATCCACTTTATACAACATTCTACCATGATAGGGTGTTTCTTCACAAAGTTCCTCCTGAAGATCatatcggaatttcatctgaatcagtcTATAGTACTCCCTgtctttccaagaccacatttTCACCCGGGTGAATCTTCATGCCATAcattagactgtaaacgtgcattGGTTTATTACTTGGATTGGACtaaacctcacagaacttctaTTAAACTGTTCCTGTCATTTGATCTTAACAGACTTGGAGCTCCAGTCATCAAGAGAACCATCCCCACATGACTGGTGAACCATATCTCCTTTTAGCTATGCTCGGGCTGGGCTGACACTTGAAGATCGTGTCTCAGCACATAAAGTTtgagcaatggcaacttcagtagctcatctacattccactcccattgaggatatATCTGGTCTtcaattcataccttcacatccaactgtttggagaatcattacAGATAGGATAGCCAGTTCAGCCAATCAGTTCTACAAATTTATTTTCGGTTTAGAGACCAACATCCCTCTAACCCAGGGGAGGCTACTatagtcctcgagggccggaatccaattgagttttcaggatttccccaatgaatatgcatgagatttatttgcatgcactgctttcaatgcatattcattggggaaatcctgaaaacccgactggattccggcccttgaggaccggagttgcccacccctgctctaacctgtTTGGTTTTGCTAGACTTAGGGTAGTTATCAGTAACCCTCTTCTTGGAGGCATGATCCTGGAacctagggagtcccacatgtgagaatatgttgcctgcttttCCTCAGATAAAGCATAGCTACTTGTAGCAGATGTTATCTGAGGGCAGTAgaaagatattctcacaaccattGCACTTTTCCTAGTTAcgtagtaacataataaatgatggcagattaagACCTGaacggaccatccagtctgcccattagttatatccattaaaaattaatgattaaattaacttgtctcttctttgatatttctgggtcatagactgtaaagtccacctggtattgtcctaggttccaaatgctgaagttgctgtccaagctctctccagcctatccaaccatccacCATCTTGTTTGCAGAATATCTACcataagtctggccagtaacatccttatgttccaaattagtggagttcccattgataccatccccagcccattctacaccaaatcaccacatataggacacagaccgtgcaagtccttctagtaccggccttagttctttaatttacgtccttcattttctaatttgaGATCCTTTGTTTATCCcacatcactgttttcctctccatcatttctctcaggagggcattccaggcatctaccaccatctctgtgaaaaataatttcctaacattgctcctgagtcttcctctctgcaacctcaaattatgccctctagttttaccattttctcttctctgtaaaagatttgattctatattaatacctttcaagtatttaaacacttgtatcacatctcccctgtccTGGCTCTCCTacagagtatacatattttaggtcttccagtctcttctcatacttcttttggttcaagccctttaccattttcgtcgccttcctctggaccacttctttttatatccttcatcaGATAtgacctccaaaattgaacataatactccaagtgcagTGTCTCCAacaacctatacaggggcatcaacacccttcttctgctggttattcttctttctatacagcctagcatccttctggctacagccgccgccttgtcacactgtttagatgcctttagatcctcagacataatcaccccaaggtccctctctcctttAATGCTtattagcctctcacctcccagcacatattaTTTCTACTCCTCCAAATGtatcactctgcatttctttgcatagAATTTTAGGTGCCAGACATTAGActattctaacttttgcagatcctttttcatgttttccagtccctctggggtgtccactctgttacaaatcttggtatcatccacaaaaaggctaaccttaacctaacccttcagcaatgtcgctcacaaacatattaaacagaatcagtcccagtaccgatccctgaggcactcttactagttgacttcttagctttgttactgaactgaaggTCCCGTGAGCTGGCATTGCTGAGGGTGGTATGGCAGTGTCCAGGTttttaaagtgacaatacactattctttagcactctccagaccagtagaggttaatctttacgaatgggtatatatccaatcatgaccagcaggtggagactgaaaacaaaactgtgggacagtatataatatactcccttctctatttacatcagttttctttcagtctccagcaggtgttgagtgatctgtacccatctcccttggtagggctgttggaatttgtttagggggtttctagtccctgtttttggccggacagagcttgggcgggccctgtttgggggtccgtccgacctcgggggtgtcaaacccggcgggtctcgagcggggtccctccccccacttcctccacctccccacatttttttagaggagcctcagcag encodes:
- the EEF1G gene encoding elongation factor 1-gamma, whose translation is MAVGTLYTYSENWRAFKALIAAQYSGARITVHSVPPHFQFGQTNKTPEFLKKFPVGKVPAFEGADGFCVFESNAIAYYVANEDLRGNTVEAAAQVLQWVSFADSEIMPPASTWVFPTLGIMQYNKQATEQAKEEVKRVLSVLDAHLKTRTFLVGERVTLADIAVVCSLLWLYKQVLEPAFRQPYGNVTRWFVTCVNQPQFQSVLGEFKLCEKMAQFDAKKFAESQPKKEVSKKEKTPKELKKEEKKQEKKKEEKEAPDEDLDECEEVLAAEPKSKDPFAHLPKSSFIMDEFKRKYSNEDTLTVALPYFWEHFDKEGWSIWYAEYRFPEELTQTFMSCNLITGMFQRLDKLRKTAFASVILSGNNNDSIISGIWVFRGHDLAFTLCEDWQIDYESYTWRKLDADSEECKTLVKEYFLWEGDFKHIGKPFNQGKIFK